The Anaeromyxobacter sp. Fw109-5 genomic interval TTCACGCCGCGTGTCGCCCGGCGCGCGCCTCGAGGCCGTGCGCGCCGGGGCCGCGCTCCTCGCGCCACAGGAGGAAGGAGAAGACGAAGCCGGCCGTGGCGAGCCCTGCGAGCATCCACATCGCGGGCAGCCAGCCCGCGGGGTGCTGCGCCGAGGCGCCCGCCGCGTCGTTCACCGCGCCGATCCCCCAGCTCATCAGCGCCCACGCCGCCTGCTGGCAGAAGGTCATGAGCGCGTACGCGGAGCCGAGGCGAGCCTCCGGCACGAGGTAGGTGACGGCGGGCCACAGCACCGCGGGGACGAGCGCGAACGAGAGGCCGAGCATCGCCATCGAGAGCTCGAGCGGCAGGTCCGTGTAGGCCATGAGCAGGAACGGCGGCACGAGCAGCGCCGAGCCCACGGTCATGAGCAGGGCGCGCTTCCCGATCAGGTCCGCGAGCAGCCCGAAGATGGGCATGCCGATCATCGACAGCAGCGGCAGCCAGCTCTTGAGGGCGCCGGCGGTCTCGGGCGCGACCCCGTGGGCCTGGATGAAGAAGAGGTTCGCGAAGGTGCGGAAGGGAAAGATCGTCGCGTAGAACGCCACGCACAGCCCGACCACCCACCAGTACCCGCGGCTGAAGCGCACGAGGTCCCCGAGGACGAGCTTGTCGGTCTGCACCGCGCGCCCGACGCCGTACCGGCGGCCCGCGTAGGTCTCGAGCGCCGCGTACACGACGGCGAACACCAGCCAGAGGACGCCGAAGGACGCCGCGAGGAGGAGCGGCGGCTGCCAGCCGCCGAACAGCTCCTTCGCGAGATCGGGCGAACGGTCCGCCACCCATGAGCCGAACCGCGCGATGAGGAGCTGCACCGCGAGGGCGGACGAGATCTCCTTCCCCTTGAACCAGCGGCCCACGACCGTCGTGGCCGCGACGATGAAGAGCTCGGAGCCCACCCCGAGGACGAACCGTCCCGCGGCCATCGAGAGCGCCGGCGCGCCGGGCACGGCCGCCGGCAGGAAGGCGATGAGCGCGCTCCCCGCCGCCCCGACCGCTCCGAAGAGCACCGCGGCGCGCGCCGTGCCGAGGCGGTCGATGAGCACGCCGCCCGCGATGAGCGTCAGCAGCGCCGCGACGTTGTAGGCGGTGTCGAGCAGCCCGATCTGCTGGTCCGTGAACCCGAGCTGCTCCTGCAGGAGGGGGGTGACCGGGTAGAGCGCGTCGAAGACGTAGTAGTTCCCGAACATCGCGACGCTGCACGCGAGGAGCACGAGCCAGCGGAAGCGCCACGAGGGCTGCGGGGGGGCGAGACCCGGATCGGGGGCGGTCATGGCCGCGCAAGATAGCGCGGAGCGCCAGGGCCGACCACGGCGGTGGCTGCCCGACGCCTTCAAGCCCGCAGGCGTGAACTAATGGTGGGTGGCGGGGGCCTGCGTGCTCTGGCCGCGCTGCTGGGCGTAGCGACGCTCCTCGGAGGTCGCCGGCTCACCCGCCGGCCGCTCCCAGATGAGCGACTCGGCGGGAGCGGGACCCGGCGAAGGGTTGCTCGTGGGCTGCGGCGCGGGCAGGCGCGCCGACGCCACCTCCGCGAAGACCGCGCGGGCCTCCGCGGGGGCCGCCGCCGTCGGGAAGCCGGAGGGCGCCGGAATGCGCCAGGAGGCCGGCAGCTCGCCGCGGGCGAGCTGGAAGAGGTCCCTCTCCCCGCGCGCCACCACCAGCGCGCCGTCGCGCGTCCCGCGGACCTCGTCGTAGCGGAAGACGAAGTCCTTCCGGAACAGGATGGGAAAGCCGCGCTGGACCGCGAAGCCCTCGTCGAAGAGCTCCACGACTCGCCCGACCGACTTCCCGTCCACGCTCCTCACGCGCTGCCCCACCCGAACCCC includes:
- a CDS encoding MFS transporter; amino-acid sequence: MTAPDPGLAPPQPSWRFRWLVLLACSVAMFGNYYVFDALYPVTPLLQEQLGFTDQQIGLLDTAYNVAALLTLIAGGVLIDRLGTARAAVLFGAVGAAGSALIAFLPAAVPGAPALSMAAGRFVLGVGSELFIVAATTVVGRWFKGKEISSALAVQLLIARFGSWVADRSPDLAKELFGGWQPPLLLAASFGVLWLVFAVVYAALETYAGRRYGVGRAVQTDKLVLGDLVRFSRGYWWVVGLCVAFYATIFPFRTFANLFFIQAHGVAPETAGALKSWLPLLSMIGMPIFGLLADLIGKRALLMTVGSALLVPPFLLMAYTDLPLELSMAMLGLSFALVPAVLWPAVTYLVPEARLGSAYALMTFCQQAAWALMSWGIGAVNDAAGASAQHPAGWLPAMWMLAGLATAGFVFSFLLWREERGPGAHGLEARAGRHAA